From the genome of Paraburkholderia flava, one region includes:
- a CDS encoding CmpA/NrtA family ABC transporter substrate-binding protein, with amino-acid sequence MNPLSSLSPSSGAGRLEKTHLRLGFVALSDAAPLVAAKLLEFGHAHGLTLELQRQPSWAAVRDKLIAGDLDAAHALYGLVYGVELGIGGPQTDMAVLTVLNRNGQAITLSNRLADALATHGSLPRALDSLGRNAVFAQTFPTGTHAMWLYHWLAEQHVHPLRDVDSVAIPPPQMVAALAEDRLDGFCVGEPWNSLAEARGLGRTIAYTSEIWPDHPEKVLASRRDFVQRCPNTARALVQTMLEACRWLDDAGHRHEIADWLARPEYIGIETALIAARLGNDAADTLALVPNRLPMRFFDNGRVNYPRADEGAWFITQYARWGMIDARNDGIEIASRVNQTQLYLDAAARVGIAISDAASFSFSSPPPSQSERTR; translated from the coding sequence ATGAATCCACTCTCCTCCCTTTCTCCCTCGTCCGGCGCCGGCCGGCTCGAGAAGACGCATCTGCGGCTCGGCTTCGTCGCGCTGTCCGACGCGGCACCGCTCGTCGCGGCGAAGCTGCTCGAGTTCGGTCACGCGCACGGCCTCACGCTGGAACTGCAGCGGCAACCATCGTGGGCCGCCGTGCGCGACAAGCTGATCGCAGGCGATCTCGATGCGGCGCATGCGTTGTATGGGCTCGTGTACGGCGTCGAACTGGGTATCGGTGGACCGCAGACGGACATGGCCGTGCTGACGGTGCTGAACCGCAACGGCCAGGCGATCACGCTGTCGAACCGACTCGCCGATGCGCTCGCCACACACGGCTCGCTGCCGCGCGCGCTCGATTCGCTTGGTCGCAACGCCGTGTTCGCGCAGACCTTCCCGACCGGCACGCACGCGATGTGGCTGTATCACTGGCTCGCGGAGCAGCACGTGCATCCGCTGCGCGACGTAGACAGTGTCGCGATTCCGCCGCCGCAGATGGTCGCGGCGCTCGCGGAGGACCGGCTCGACGGCTTCTGCGTCGGCGAACCGTGGAACAGTCTCGCGGAAGCGCGCGGCCTCGGCCGCACGATCGCGTACACGAGCGAGATCTGGCCGGATCATCCGGAAAAGGTGCTCGCAAGCCGGCGCGATTTTGTGCAGCGTTGCCCGAATACCGCGCGTGCGCTCGTGCAGACGATGCTCGAAGCGTGTCGCTGGCTCGACGATGCCGGGCACCGCCATGAAATCGCGGACTGGCTCGCGCGGCCGGAATACATCGGCATCGAAACGGCGTTGATCGCCGCGCGCCTCGGCAACGATGCGGCCGATACGCTCGCGCTCGTCCCGAACCGCTTGCCGATGCGCTTCTTCGACAACGGCCGCGTCAACTATCCGCGTGCGGACGAAGGTGCGTGGTTCATTACGCAATACGCGCGCTGGGGAATGATCGACGCGCGCAACGACGGCATCGAGATCGCCTCTCGCGTCAACCAGACGCAGCTTTATCTCGACGCGGCGGCACGCGTGGGTATCGCGATCAGCGACGCGGCTTCGTTCAGCTTTAGTTCGCCTCCTCCTTCGCAGTCAGAAAGAACACGCTGA
- a CDS encoding ABC transporter substrate-binding protein, whose translation MPTFPKSLAVALSLTAISAYASPVQLPTGYPNNYQGIVDAAQKEGKLIVYSATDTSVVRPVIKDFESLYGVKVEYHDMNSTELYNRFISENAASSTSADVLWSSAMDLQVKLVNDSLMASYDSPETKNLPAWAQYQKQAYGTTYEPLAIVYNKRLVAAADVPQTRADLIRLLQTQGERFKGKVTTYDIEKSGVGFNYLTQDARVNPQVTWDLVKAIGATGPKLQSSTGAMMERISSGENLLGYNILGSYAFAKAKKDPSIGYVYPKDYTQVVSRLVTISKKAENPNAAKLWVDYLLSRRGQTLLANQSNLFSIRADVDGETSMAGITKQLGDSLKPIPIGAGLLVYLDQSKRLEFLKQWQQSIKR comes from the coding sequence GTGCCGACCTTCCCGAAGTCCCTTGCCGTCGCCTTGTCGCTCACCGCGATTTCCGCGTATGCCTCACCGGTACAGCTTCCTACGGGCTATCCCAATAATTATCAGGGCATCGTCGACGCCGCCCAGAAGGAAGGCAAGCTGATCGTTTACTCGGCGACCGATACGTCGGTCGTGCGTCCGGTCATCAAGGACTTTGAAAGCCTGTACGGCGTAAAGGTCGAGTACCACGACATGAACAGCACCGAGCTGTACAACCGCTTCATCAGCGAAAACGCGGCGAGCAGCACGAGCGCCGACGTGTTGTGGAGTTCGGCGATGGACCTGCAGGTAAAACTCGTCAACGACAGCCTGATGGCCTCGTACGACTCGCCGGAAACGAAGAATCTGCCCGCGTGGGCGCAGTACCAGAAGCAGGCGTACGGCACCACGTACGAGCCGCTTGCGATCGTCTACAACAAGCGCCTGGTGGCCGCCGCGGACGTCCCGCAAACACGCGCCGATCTGATCCGCTTGCTGCAGACGCAAGGCGAGCGCTTCAAGGGCAAGGTCACGACCTACGACATCGAGAAGTCCGGCGTCGGCTTCAACTATCTGACGCAGGATGCGCGCGTGAATCCGCAGGTCACGTGGGATCTGGTGAAGGCGATCGGCGCGACCGGGCCGAAACTGCAGTCGAGCACCGGCGCGATGATGGAGCGCATCTCGTCGGGCGAGAACCTGCTTGGCTACAACATCCTCGGCTCGTATGCGTTCGCGAAGGCGAAGAAAGACCCGTCGATCGGCTACGTGTACCCGAAGGACTACACGCAGGTCGTGAGCCGCCTCGTGACGATCTCGAAGAAAGCCGAGAACCCGAACGCGGCGAAGCTGTGGGTCGACTATCTGCTGTCGCGGCGCGGCCAGACGTTGCTCGCGAATCAGTCGAACCTGTTCTCGATCCGCGCGGACGTCGACGGCGAAACGTCGATGGCGGGCATCACGAAGCAGCTCGGCGATTCGCTGAAACCGATCCCGATCGGCGCGGGTCTGCTGGTCTATCTCGACCAGTCGAAGCGGCTCGAATTTCTCAAGCAATGGCAACAGTCGATCAAGCGTTAA
- the nirB gene encoding nitrite reductase large subunit NirB — translation MNSPRLVVIGNGMAGIRTLEELLAIAPGHYDITVFGAEPHPNYNRILLSPVLAGEQSFADIVLNPLAWYEENGIRLHVGKTVERIDRVRRIVVASDGTEAPYDRLLIATGSTPFILPVPGNTLKGVITYRDIHDTQSMIDAATVQKHAVVIGGGLLGLEAANGLKLRGMDVTVVHLADTLLERQLDAAAGKLLQRSLEERGLSFMLGTQTAAIEGNEAGAVSGVLFKDGTRIPADLVVMAAGIRPNTALAESAGLYCNRGIVVSDALQTYDPRIYAVGECVSHRGVAYGLVAPLFEQAKVCANHLALMGIGSYKGSVLSTKLKVTGIDLFSAGDFNGGDNTEEIVLSDPAGGVYKKLVIKDDQLVGACLYGDTADGAWYFKLLREGRKLGELRDHIMFGESSVGDAGVQGQSRAAAMADTDEVCGCNGVCKGTIVKAITEKGLFTLDDVKKHTKASSSCGSCTGLVEQILMSTVGSSFQETPTTKAICGCTDRNHGEVRKAIREHKLFTHRAVYDFLEWHTPNGCATCRPAINYYLLSTWPREAVDDPQSRFVNERVHANIQKDNTFSVIPQMKGGVTTAAELRRIADVADKYHVPMVKVTGGQRIDLLGVKKEDLPNVWKDLGMKSGHAYGKSIRTVKTCVGSEFCRFGTQNSTQMGIDLETMLANMWSPHKVKLAVSGCPRNCAEAGIKDVGVIAVDSGWELYVGGNGGIKTEVAQFLVKVKTAEEVKEYTGAFLQLYREEAYYLDRSVHYIARVGLEYVKQKVVADAASRKALYERLLYSLEGLRDPWEARIAGTQKREYIPLKVVA, via the coding sequence ATGAACTCTCCCCGACTCGTCGTCATCGGCAACGGCATGGCCGGCATCCGCACGCTCGAAGAGCTGCTGGCGATCGCCCCCGGCCACTACGACATCACCGTCTTCGGTGCCGAACCGCATCCGAACTACAACCGCATCCTGCTGTCGCCGGTGCTTGCCGGCGAGCAGAGCTTCGCGGACATCGTCCTCAATCCGCTCGCGTGGTACGAAGAAAACGGCATCCGGTTGCACGTCGGCAAGACAGTCGAGCGGATCGACCGCGTGCGTCGCATTGTCGTCGCGAGCGACGGCACCGAAGCGCCGTACGACCGTCTGCTGATCGCGACCGGCTCGACGCCGTTCATCCTGCCCGTGCCCGGCAACACGCTCAAAGGCGTGATCACATATCGCGACATCCACGACACGCAGTCGATGATCGATGCCGCCACCGTGCAGAAACACGCGGTCGTGATCGGCGGCGGTCTGCTCGGTCTCGAAGCGGCGAACGGTTTGAAGCTGCGCGGGATGGACGTCACCGTCGTGCACCTCGCGGACACGCTACTCGAACGCCAGCTCGACGCCGCAGCGGGCAAGCTGCTGCAACGCTCGCTAGAGGAACGCGGCTTGAGCTTCATGCTCGGCACGCAGACTGCGGCGATCGAGGGCAACGAAGCCGGCGCAGTCTCCGGCGTGCTGTTCAAGGACGGCACGCGCATTCCCGCCGATCTCGTCGTGATGGCCGCCGGCATCCGCCCGAACACCGCGCTCGCCGAATCGGCGGGCCTGTACTGCAATCGCGGCATCGTCGTCAGCGACGCGCTGCAAACCTACGACCCGCGCATCTACGCGGTCGGCGAATGCGTGAGCCATCGCGGCGTCGCGTACGGTCTCGTCGCGCCGCTGTTCGAGCAGGCCAAGGTCTGCGCGAACCACCTCGCGTTGATGGGCATCGGCAGCTACAAGGGCTCCGTGCTGTCGACCAAACTGAAAGTGACCGGCATCGACCTCTTCTCCGCCGGCGACTTCAACGGCGGCGACAACACCGAGGAAATCGTGCTGTCCGATCCCGCGGGCGGCGTCTACAAGAAGCTCGTCATCAAGGACGATCAACTGGTCGGCGCGTGCCTGTACGGCGACACCGCCGACGGCGCGTGGTACTTCAAGCTGCTGCGCGAAGGCCGCAAGCTCGGCGAGCTGCGCGATCACATCATGTTCGGCGAATCGAGCGTCGGCGATGCGGGCGTGCAAGGCCAGAGCCGCGCCGCCGCGATGGCCGACACCGACGAGGTCTGCGGCTGTAACGGCGTGTGCAAGGGCACCATCGTCAAGGCGATCACCGAGAAAGGCCTCTTCACGCTCGACGACGTGAAGAAGCACACCAAGGCATCGAGTTCGTGCGGCTCGTGCACGGGCCTCGTCGAACAGATCCTGATGAGCACGGTCGGCTCCAGTTTCCAGGAGACGCCGACGACCAAAGCGATCTGCGGCTGCACCGATCGCAATCACGGCGAAGTGCGCAAGGCGATCCGCGAGCACAAGCTGTTCACGCACCGCGCGGTCTACGATTTTCTCGAATGGCACACGCCGAACGGTTGCGCGACCTGCCGTCCGGCGATCAACTACTACCTGCTGTCCACATGGCCGCGCGAAGCCGTCGACGATCCGCAAAGCCGCTTCGTCAACGAGCGCGTGCACGCGAATATCCAGAAGGACAACACGTTCTCGGTGATTCCGCAGATGAAGGGCGGCGTCACGACCGCAGCGGAACTGCGTCGCATCGCTGACGTCGCGGACAAATACCACGTGCCGATGGTCAAGGTGACGGGTGGTCAGCGTATCGACCTGCTCGGCGTGAAGAAGGAAGACCTGCCGAACGTGTGGAAGGACCTCGGCATGAAGTCGGGTCACGCGTACGGCAAATCGATCCGTACCGTGAAGACCTGCGTGGGTAGCGAGTTCTGCCGCTTCGGCACGCAGAACAGCACGCAGATGGGCATCGATCTGGAGACGATGCTCGCGAACATGTGGTCGCCGCACAAGGTGAAGCTCGCGGTGTCCGGCTGCCCGCGCAATTGCGCGGAGGCGGGCATCAAGGACGTCGGCGTGATCGCGGTGGACAGCGGCTGGGAACTGTATGTCGGCGGGAACGGCGGCATCAAGACCGAGGTTGCGCAGTTCCTCGTCAAGGTCAAAACCGCCGAAGAGGTCAAGGAATACACCGGCGCATTCCTGCAGCTTTATCGCGAGGAAGCGTATTACCTCGACCGCTCCGTGCATTACATCGCGCGTGTCGGCCTCGAGTACGTGAAGCAGAAAGTGGTCGCCGATGCGGCGAGCCGCAAGGCGCTGTACGAACGCCTGCTGTACTCGCTCGAAGGGCTGCGCGATCCGTGGGAAGCACGCATCGCCGGTACGCAAAAACGCGAATACATTCCGCTGAAGGTCGTCGCATGA
- a CDS encoding nitrate reductase, with translation MKTVTRSTCCYCGVGCGVLIEAEHGRITGVSGDPEHPANFGKLCSKGLTLAATAQSDTGRALQPELRTHRDAPRVPVSWDTALDAVAGRFAQIVEQHGPDAVAFYVSGQLLTEDYYVFNKLAKGLIGTNNIDTNSRLCMSSAVTAYKMALGADGPPTCYDDLERAQTMLFAGSNMAWAHPVLYRRLEEAKAANPDIRWIVVDPRRTDTAAMADLHLAIQPGTDVALFNGMLHHLIWEGRVDRAFVDEHTAGFDALKSLVREFTPRVAAELCGIAERDLMQAAEWFGASDAALSLYCMGLNQSSHGTDKNLALINLHLATRQIGRPGAGPFSLTGQPNAMGGREVGGMATMLAAHRDIGNAAHRAEVENLWGLTGIRTLSDRPGLPAVALFDALRSGKVKAVWIACTNPVHSMPDIARVREALDTAEFVVVQEAFMQTDTMPYADVVLPAATWGEKSGTVTNSERRISRVRAAVPAAGDARPDWWIAAQVAQRIERYLDSPTDMFAHASPEAVFDEHRELTKGRDLDIGGLDYATLEARGPQQWPFPSGRKEGFARRYTDAVFATADGRARFHAVHYQPVADAINARYPFRLLTGRLRDQWHGMSRTGRIAKLFTHAPAPALEMPRTDATRRSLRDGDLVRVASRRGELILPLQLSDDLQSGTVYAPMHWSAQFLASGGINETTIGAVDPHSSQPELKHSAVRVEAVDLPWRAVAARRGEALAMQSALQPLLAECAYAALTIEADDVIVLRAADRTAPAGWLERVYAALDLAPGNDTLEYRDARRGIDKRVVWRDNTIDGFVFAGQAAACAPADALLADLRERTPWVGPRFTVFSAARGETVKRDRTVCSCKQVGETQIVAAIMRGANVDGLKATLGCGTVCGSCVPELRRLCESTAVAH, from the coding sequence ATGAAGACGGTGACCCGTTCCACCTGCTGCTACTGCGGCGTCGGTTGCGGCGTGCTGATCGAGGCGGAGCATGGGCGTATCACCGGCGTGAGCGGCGACCCCGAGCATCCGGCGAATTTCGGCAAGCTGTGCAGCAAAGGACTGACGCTCGCCGCGACCGCGCAGAGCGATACGGGCCGCGCGCTGCAACCGGAACTGCGCACGCATCGCGATGCACCGCGCGTGCCGGTCTCGTGGGACACCGCGCTCGATGCAGTCGCCGGGCGGTTCGCGCAGATCGTCGAGCAGCATGGTCCGGATGCGGTCGCGTTCTACGTGTCCGGCCAGTTACTGACCGAGGACTATTACGTCTTCAACAAGCTCGCGAAAGGCCTGATCGGCACCAACAACATCGACACCAACTCGCGACTCTGCATGTCGAGCGCGGTCACCGCGTACAAGATGGCGCTCGGTGCCGACGGTCCGCCGACCTGCTACGACGATCTCGAACGCGCGCAGACCATGCTGTTCGCGGGCAGCAACATGGCGTGGGCGCATCCGGTGCTGTACCGGCGACTCGAAGAAGCGAAGGCCGCGAACCCCGACATCCGCTGGATCGTCGTCGATCCGCGCCGCACCGATACCGCCGCGATGGCCGATCTGCATCTCGCGATCCAGCCTGGCACCGACGTCGCGCTGTTCAACGGCATGCTGCATCACCTGATCTGGGAAGGACGGGTCGATCGTGCGTTCGTCGACGAGCACACGGCCGGTTTCGATGCATTGAAATCGCTCGTGCGCGAATTCACGCCGCGCGTCGCGGCGGAACTGTGCGGCATCGCCGAGCGCGATCTGATGCAGGCCGCCGAATGGTTCGGCGCGAGCGACGCCGCGCTGTCGCTGTACTGCATGGGTCTCAACCAGTCGAGCCACGGCACCGACAAGAACCTCGCGCTGATCAACCTGCACCTCGCGACGCGGCAGATCGGCCGCCCTGGCGCGGGTCCGTTTTCATTGACCGGTCAGCCGAACGCGATGGGTGGGCGTGAAGTCGGCGGCATGGCGACGATGCTCGCCGCGCATCGCGACATCGGCAACGCAGCGCATCGCGCCGAAGTCGAAAACCTGTGGGGCCTGACGGGCATCCGTACGCTATCGGATCGTCCGGGCTTGCCGGCCGTTGCGCTGTTCGACGCGTTGCGCAGCGGCAAGGTCAAGGCCGTGTGGATCGCATGCACGAACCCGGTCCATTCGATGCCCGACATCGCGCGCGTACGCGAAGCGCTCGACACCGCCGAGTTCGTCGTCGTCCAGGAAGCGTTCATGCAGACCGACACGATGCCGTACGCGGACGTCGTGCTGCCCGCCGCGACGTGGGGCGAAAAGTCCGGCACCGTGACGAACTCCGAGCGGCGCATCTCGCGCGTGCGCGCCGCCGTACCTGCTGCCGGCGATGCACGGCCCGACTGGTGGATCGCCGCGCAGGTCGCGCAACGGATCGAACGTTACCTCGACAGCCCGACCGACATGTTCGCGCATGCGTCGCCGGAAGCGGTGTTCGACGAGCATCGCGAACTGACGAAGGGTCGCGATCTGGACATCGGCGGTCTCGACTATGCGACGCTCGAAGCGCGCGGTCCGCAGCAATGGCCGTTTCCGTCGGGACGCAAAGAAGGCTTCGCGCGCCGCTACACCGACGCCGTCTTCGCCACCGCCGACGGCCGCGCGCGTTTCCACGCCGTCCACTATCAGCCGGTCGCCGATGCGATCAATGCGCGCTATCCGTTCCGTCTGCTGACCGGACGTCTGCGCGATCAATGGCACGGAATGAGCCGCACCGGCCGCATCGCGAAGCTGTTCACACATGCGCCTGCCCCCGCGCTCGAAATGCCGCGCACAGACGCCACGCGACGCAGCTTGCGCGACGGCGATCTCGTGCGCGTCGCGAGCCGCCGCGGCGAACTGATCCTGCCGCTGCAACTGTCCGACGATCTGCAATCGGGCACCGTGTACGCGCCGATGCACTGGAGCGCACAGTTCCTCGCAAGCGGCGGCATCAACGAAACAACGATCGGCGCCGTCGATCCGCACTCGTCGCAACCCGAACTGAAGCACTCGGCGGTGCGCGTCGAAGCGGTCGATCTGCCGTGGCGCGCAGTCGCCGCGCGGCGCGGCGAAGCGCTCGCGATGCAGTCTGCGCTGCAACCGCTGCTCGCGGAATGCGCGTACGCCGCGCTGACGATCGAAGCCGACGACGTGATCGTGCTGCGCGCCGCCGATCGCACTGCACCGGCAGGCTGGCTCGAACGCGTCTATGCAGCACTCGATCTCGCGCCCGGCAACGACACGCTCGAATACCGCGACGCGCGACGCGGTATTGACAAACGCGTCGTGTGGCGCGACAACACGATCGACGGCTTCGTGTTCGCCGGCCAGGCCGCCGCCTGCGCACCCGCCGATGCGCTGCTTGCCGATCTGCGCGAACGCACGCCGTGGGTCGGCCCGCGCTTCACGGTGTTTTCTGCCGCACGCGGCGAGACCGTCAAGCGCGACCGCACGGTCTGCAGTTGCAAGCAAGTCGGCGAAACGCAGATCGTCGCGGCGATCATGCGCGGCGCGAACGTCGACGGTCTCAAGGCGACGCTCGGTTGCGGTACTGTCTGCGGATCGTGCGTGCCCGAACTCCGGCGGCTTTGCGAAAGCACGGCCGTCGCCCATTGA
- the nirD gene encoding nitrite reductase small subunit NirD → MRTAEMEIAPPPVALSWTRVCTVDDIPPLGSRVLERDSGNVALFRTAKDTVFALLDHCPHKGGALSQGIVHGESVTCPLHAWNIDLASGTAKAPDEGCARRFPVRVDADGSVFVHFAST, encoded by the coding sequence ATGAGAACCGCTGAAATGGAAATTGCCCCTCCCCCGGTTGCGCTGTCGTGGACGCGCGTCTGCACCGTCGACGACATTCCTCCGCTCGGTAGCCGCGTGCTGGAGCGCGACAGCGGCAACGTCGCGCTGTTCCGCACCGCGAAGGACACGGTGTTCGCGCTGCTCGACCACTGCCCGCACAAAGGCGGCGCGTTGTCGCAAGGCATCGTGCACGGCGAAAGCGTGACCTGCCCGCTGCACGCATGGAACATCGACCTCGCCTCAGGCACCGCGAAAGCACCCGACGAAGGCTGCGCGCGACGCTTCCCGGTGCGCGTCGATGCGGACGGCTCGGTGTTCGTCCACTTCGCTTCTACGTGA
- a CDS encoding ABC transporter permease codes for MPSSGASVQRDVLERTRTGTTGTIGALPRGGLRPFVGLLRWLVLSVLTVAVALPLGFIVFQSLLNAPFFDAKRSLGIAGFEFIFSDPDFWSALTNSFTIAGGMLFISIPLGGILAFLMVRTNLPGRRWLEPLLLTPVFVSPMVLAFGYVVAAGPVGFYSVWWKTLFGVSDVPWNVYSILAITVIVGLTHVPHVYLYSSAALRNLGSDVEEAARIAGARPLRVALDVSLPMTMPALLFAGVLVFFLGFEVFGLPLVLGDPEGHLVLATYLYKLTNKLGVPSYHLMAAVAVCIVAITFPLVLLQRRLLKSANRFVTVKGKAGRQTVLPLGAWRWIALAIVALWLLLTVFVPLSGIVLRSFVTTWGEGVNLLEVLTLAHFTELFEQDNLVRAIFNTLGIGVIGGALAVGFYTLVAFAGHRHHDWATRVLDYLVLLPRAVPGLLAGLAFLWIFLFIPGLKELKNSMWSIWIAYTVVWLAYGMRLIQSALMQVGPELEEAGRSVGGTRARVSLDVTLPLVRFGLLAAWLLIFMIFEREYSTAVYLLSPGTEVIGSLLVSLWAAGAVDQVAALSVINIAMVGAGLGVALRFGVKLHG; via the coding sequence ATGCCTTCATCTGGCGCAAGCGTGCAGCGCGACGTCCTGGAGCGCACGCGTACCGGTACGACGGGCACCATCGGCGCGTTGCCGCGCGGCGGTCTGCGGCCGTTCGTCGGGCTGCTGCGCTGGCTCGTGCTCTCGGTGCTGACGGTCGCGGTCGCGTTGCCGCTCGGCTTCATCGTGTTCCAGAGTCTGCTGAACGCGCCGTTCTTCGACGCGAAACGCAGCCTCGGCATCGCCGGTTTCGAATTCATTTTCAGCGATCCTGATTTCTGGTCCGCGCTGACGAACTCGTTCACGATCGCGGGCGGCATGCTGTTCATCTCGATCCCGCTCGGCGGCATACTCGCGTTCCTGATGGTGCGCACCAACCTGCCCGGCCGACGCTGGCTTGAACCGCTGCTGCTGACGCCGGTGTTCGTGTCGCCGATGGTGCTCGCGTTCGGCTACGTGGTCGCGGCCGGTCCGGTCGGTTTCTATTCGGTGTGGTGGAAGACGCTGTTCGGCGTATCCGACGTACCGTGGAACGTCTACTCGATTCTCGCGATCACCGTGATCGTCGGCCTCACGCATGTGCCGCACGTGTACCTGTATTCGTCGGCGGCACTGCGCAATCTCGGCTCCGACGTCGAGGAAGCCGCGCGCATTGCCGGCGCGCGACCGCTGCGCGTTGCACTCGACGTCAGCCTGCCGATGACGATGCCCGCACTGCTGTTCGCCGGCGTGCTGGTGTTCTTTCTCGGGTTCGAAGTGTTCGGCCTGCCGCTCGTGCTCGGCGACCCCGAAGGCCACCTCGTACTCGCGACGTATCTGTACAAACTGACCAACAAGCTCGGCGTGCCGTCGTATCACCTGATGGCGGCAGTCGCCGTGTGCATCGTCGCGATCACGTTCCCGCTCGTGCTGTTGCAGCGGCGCCTCCTGAAAAGCGCGAACCGCTTCGTCACCGTCAAGGGCAAGGCAGGCCGTCAGACCGTGTTGCCGCTCGGCGCGTGGCGCTGGATCGCGCTCGCGATCGTCGCGCTGTGGCTGCTGCTGACCGTGTTCGTACCGCTCTCCGGCATCGTGCTGCGCTCGTTCGTCACGACGTGGGGCGAAGGCGTAAACCTGCTCGAAGTACTGACGCTCGCGCACTTCACCGAACTGTTCGAACAGGACAACCTCGTACGCGCGATTTTCAACACGCTCGGCATCGGCGTGATCGGCGGTGCGCTTGCGGTCGGCTTCTACACGCTGGTCGCGTTCGCCGGTCACCGACATCACGACTGGGCGACGCGCGTACTCGACTACCTCGTGCTGCTGCCGCGCGCAGTGCCCGGCCTGCTCGCCGGCCTCGCGTTCCTGTGGATCTTCCTGTTCATCCCCGGCCTCAAGGAGCTGAAGAACTCGATGTGGAGCATCTGGATCGCGTACACGGTCGTGTGGCTCGCGTACGGAATGCGGCTGATCCAGAGCGCGCTGATGCAGGTCGGTCCCGAACTCGAGGAAGCGGGCCGCAGCGTCGGCGGCACGCGGGCGCGCGTGAGCCTCGACGTGACGCTGCCACTCGTGCGCTTCGGCCTGCTCGCGGCATGGCTGCTGATTTTCATGATCTTCGAGCGCGAGTACTCGACTGCGGTTTATCTGCTGTCGCCGGGCACCGAAGTGATCGGCTCGCTACTCGTGTCGCTGTGGGCGGCCGGTGCAGTCGATCAGGTCGCGGCGCTTTCTGTCATCAACATCGCGATGGTCGGCGCCGGACTCGGCGTCGCGTTGCGCTTCGGAGTGAAACTGCATGGATAA
- a CDS encoding ANTAR domain-containing response regulator, protein MLRVLLVTDTDKPIGDLRDTLARLGYDMLAGTATPQALHRTVESERPDVIIIDTESPSRDTLEQLAVMNETAPRPVLMFSNDANQQLIRDAVSAGVTAYLVEGLATERLAPILEVALARFAQEAQLRKRLAEAEGELAERKVIDRAKRLLMDRQKLTEPAAYAALRKLAMDRGMKLAEVARQLVAASGAP, encoded by the coding sequence ATGCTGCGTGTTCTTCTCGTCACCGATACCGACAAGCCGATTGGCGATCTGCGCGACACGCTCGCGCGGCTCGGCTACGACATGCTCGCCGGCACCGCGACTCCGCAGGCGCTGCACCGCACCGTGGAAAGCGAGCGGCCAGACGTGATCATCATCGATACCGAATCGCCGTCGCGCGACACGCTCGAACAGCTCGCGGTGATGAACGAAACCGCGCCGCGTCCGGTGCTGATGTTCAGCAACGACGCGAACCAGCAATTGATTCGCGATGCGGTGAGCGCGGGCGTCACTGCTTATCTCGTCGAAGGTCTCGCGACCGAACGGCTCGCGCCGATCCTCGAAGTCGCGCTCGCGCGCTTCGCGCAGGAAGCACAACTGCGCAAGCGGCTGGCCGAGGCCGAAGGCGAACTCGCGGAGCGCAAGGTGATCGATCGCGCGAAACGTCTGCTGATGGATCGCCAGAAACTGACCGAACCTGCCGCGTACGCGGCGCTGCGCAAGCTCGCGATGGACCGAGGCATGAAGCTCGCCGAAGTCGCGCGGCAACTCGTCGCCGCGTCGGGGGCGCCCTAA